From one Gossypium hirsutum isolate 1008001.06 chromosome D08, Gossypium_hirsutum_v2.1, whole genome shotgun sequence genomic stretch:
- the LOC107936491 gene encoding FCS-Like Zinc finger 15, producing the protein MKRSRSSSFGNIRVLKSPPTTAFGFQWNTRANATVISVHAPPKAREMTKVGILAVSAPKLAVWQESYFLDNCFLCKKGLRQNDIRFMYGDFRAFCSIECRHKQITEDAEKEKASK; encoded by the exons ATGAAGCGATCACGCTCCAGTAGCTTTGGCAATATCCGAGTACTTAAATCTCCGCCAACCACTGCTTTTGGCTTTCAATGGAATACACGCGCTAACGCTACCGTAATCTCCGTCCACGCGCCGCCCAAGGCCCGGGAAATGACAAAGGTGGGGATTCTGGCCGTTTCGGCGCCAAAATTGGCTGTTTGGCAAGAGAGTTACTTTTTGGATAATTGCTTCCTTTGCAAGAAGGGGCTACGCCAAAATGATATAAGATTTATGTACGG TGACTTTCGTGCGTTTTGCTCCATTGAATGCCGCCATAAGCAAATCACTGAAGATGCAGAAAAGGAGAAAGCTTCAAAATAA